In Ostrea edulis chromosome 6, xbOstEdul1.1, whole genome shotgun sequence, a single window of DNA contains:
- the LOC125645973 gene encoding uncharacterized protein LOC125645973, which produces MIQEVGKAAAAIVGLALISGIAVLVLVFLKKLAKPVCFASLTPVVLALLSTVMILAAILILKDELKTGMTFGDTAIYGYIATGSAFLSTVMYSVAAVFIIKSALTVSKTTPLEVIEKPEKENTTLKENI; this is translated from the exons ATGATACAGGAAGTAGGCAAGGCCGCTGCTGCAATTGTTGGCCTGGCCCTGATAAGTGGAATTGCTGTCCTTGTTCTGGTCTTCCTCAAGAAACTCGCCAAACCTGTTTGCTTCGCTTCCCTTACTCCAGTTGTGTTAGCTCTTCTGTCCA CTGTGATGATTTTGGCAGCCATTTTGATCCTAAAGGACGAGCTGAAAACTGGAATGACCTTCGGAGATACGGCAATCTATGGCTACATCGCCACGGGTTCTGCTTTCCTGTCAACAGTCATGTATTCCGTGGCAGCAGTCTTCATCATTAAATCTGCGCTTACAGTCTCCAAAACAACCCCGCTGGAGGTCATCGAAAAGCCAGAAAAGGAGAACACAACactcaaagaaaatatttaa